The Methanotorris formicicus Mc-S-70 genome segment AATTTTTAATGCAAGGTCTCTTCCTATTTTATCTCTACTTCTAAATTTCCACTCTTTTTTATATTCATCTGGGGCTGGAATTAAGTTGGAAATTGGTGGCTTTTTATTTTCTTTTTGATAATCATCGATGTATCCTAATTTTTTAATATATTCTGGATTGGTTATTGTTAATATATAAGAATGACTGTCTTTAACATACTGTCCAGTTTTTTCAATAATATGTCCTTTAATAAACTCCTCTCCATAGTTTGCATTTATTCCCAATTGCAATAGTAAGAATGCCAAATCCTCAATAAGTTCTTTTGAAGCAGAGACCGCCCTCAACTGAACTGTTGAATACTTTTCATTTATGTATAAGTTGCCATCTCCGTTGAAATATCCAATTAAAAATGCCTTTTTTAAGTTTGCTGGGAATTTAAAGACAATTGGAGGAATTCTCTTGTTCTTTGCTCCACTCTTTATATTTAGTTTTTTAAATAACTCAACTAATATTTTACTATTTATCTCAATTTGGACGCTTGAACCTTTATTATATACAATTGGATTTAAGTTTAGAGATTTGAAGTAATCTACAACTTCCTCTATATATTCTTTCTCATGTGCTCTAAAGGAAAATACAATTTTTCTATCATCATAATGTCCTTCTGCAATGAAATATCCTAATATCTTAGCAAATCTCTCATCTACTTTTATTTTTATTGGAAGGGATTTGCCGCTACCACATCTAATTGTGGCATTATCTGGGATTGGGATGTTATTCTCTAAGATATATTTCAATGGGGTAGATTTTCTTCTTCTCCAATCTTTATTCTCATAAGGATAGTCAAATTGGACATAAATGTTTTCTAAATCTTTTACAATCTCAACTAAGTTAATTTCGATGTTTTCTTCAACATTAGGAAGTTCTTTTGCTAAAACCAATATATCTCCAACTTTCAACTCATCAACTCTTATTGGAACAACCTCATTATTTTTTATAGTAAAGACGCTATGGCTTCCAGTAACTTTAACTTTTTTATTTCCTTCAACAATTATCTCAAAGATTTCATTAACTGGATGTCTTGAAACCTCTGAAACAGGCATAAATTTAAATTTATAGTTATTATCAAAGGCAATAACTTCAATACCTTTGCATTTAGATATTTCTAATATACCCTCTCTTCTAACATTTTCTGCATTTTCAATAATTTTGTCAATAAGTTCTCCAATTTTAACAACCTTTATTTCCCCATTTTCCCTAATTATTATTGGCTCACTGTAATCAACACTATATGTCATTGGAGCCCCAACTCTACTTCTCTTAACTCTTTGCTCATGGTCGAATGCTCTCCATTCAGGCCCAACATCAAATAAGTTTTGTTGCAAAACACATCCACAGTTTTCACATACAATTTCAGCCCTTTCATAATCCCTAATAATATTTGTACTTCCACAAATTGGACATATCAACTCCTCTTCTTTTTCAAGAATGACATTCTTATCACTTTTAATTTTTTCATTAGTAGTTTTAATATATTTTTCTGATTCTTTATTTTCAGTAGTTATTTTTTCTTTAAGTTCTTGTTTTGTTGTCATAACTACCACTTGCAAAATTTTTAAGTTATTTTTTTCGATATTTAGATTTACCGTTCTTTTGTTTAAGAATGTATGCCTCACCTATGTAATTTTCAAAACCTTTAAATGGAATAATCTTTACATATGGTCTATTAATAGGGCCAAAAACATCATGGACTTTACCAACTTTTCTGAATTTTTTATTGTTTTTCAAAACAACAATCGAATTTATTGGCGGTTGAAAATTTGCTCTCCCGATTAATTTCCCCTTTGACGTTTTATGAGTTATTATTATTACTTTCAAGATTGACGCCTCCAACGATACACGAATACTTCTTATCGCTTATACTATATAAATTTTT includes the following:
- a CDS encoding Gar1/Naf1 family protein; translation: MKVIIITHKTSKGKLIGRANFQPPINSIVVLKNNKKFRKVGKVHDVFGPINRPYVKIIPFKGFENYIGEAYILKQKNGKSKYRKK